From the genome of Candidatus Defluviilinea proxima:
GTGGGCGAGGACATCACATCCAATTTGCGGACGGTGCGGGCGATCCCGCTCAGGATACCAGTGGAGTCAAAGGCCAAGGTTTCAGTACCCAGCTATCTGGTCGTGCGAGGCGAGGCATTCATCCCGAATAAGGAATTTGAAGAGTTGAATCGCAAGCGCGAAGAAGCAGGCGAAGCGACGTATCAAAACCCGCGCAATACGGCGGCGGGAGCGTTACGTCAGCTTGACCCAAAGTTGACAGCGTCACGTCCGATCACGTTGTTGGTGTATCAGATCGTTGCGTCTGAAGGCGGGAAGGTTCCCACATCTCAATGGGAGATCTTGGAATATCTCAAGACGTTGGGCTTTCCTGTGACAGATGTGGCTAAGCGTTTCGATACTCTTGAGAAGGCGATTACTTATACTGAAACGTGGAACGAAGGCCGCGATAATTTGCCATACGAAGCGGACGGCATGGTCATCAAGATCGATGATTTGGTTCTTGCGGCGGAGTTGGGCTTTGTGGGCAAGGACCCGCGTGGCGCGATTGCGTTCAAGTTCCCTGCGCGTGAAGTGACAACGACTCTGAATGACATCGGTGTGGCGGTGGGGCGTACAGGTGTGCTGACCCCGTATGCGATGCTGGAGCCTGTTGAGATCGGTGGCGTCATTGTTGAACGTGCCACGTTACATAATTTTGATTTCATCGCTGAAAAGGACATCCGTGTAGGCGACCGTGTGTTGGTGAAGCGAGCGGGGGAAGTGATACCGTATGTGATCGGCCCTGTAGTGGATGCGCGCAAGGGCAAGGAGAAGAAGTTCAAGCCGCCGACGAAATGTCCCGCGTGTGATCAGCCTGTGGAACATTTTGAGGGTGAGGTAGCGTGGTATTGCGTCAATGCGGCGTGCCCGGCGCAGTTGGTGCGGAACATCGAGCATTACGTTTCACGCGGGGCAATGGACATCGTGGGGCTGGGCATCAAAATTGTGGAACAGTTGATCGAGTCGGGTCTGGTCAAGGATGTGGCAGACTTGTATACGCTCAAGCGAGATCAATTACTTGAGTTGGAAGGATTCAAAGATAAGAAAGCCGACAATCTGTTGACTGCGATTGAGAATTCGAAACAGCAATCTCTGGCGCGGTTGATCGCGGCGCTGGGAATCCACGGCGTCGGTGAGGTGATGGCCGGGGATCTGGCTTCAGCTTTCCCTGAGTTGGATGCGTTGTCTAAATCCAAAGTGGATGAATTGATGGAGATCGAAGGCCTCGGCCCGAACATCGCCGAATCCATTGTGGATTGGTTCGCACGCCCTGCGAATCAAAAAGTGTTGAAGAAGTTGAAAGCGGTGGGGATGTGGCCGAAGGGTGGGGCGTCGAACGCCAAATCTCAAGCATCGGATGCATTCGCAGGGATGACGTTCGTCGTCACAGGGACATTGCCCATGTTCTCGCGTGACGATGCGAAGGCGTTCATCGAGTCACATGGCGGCAAGGTGACCGATAGCGTCAGCAAGAAGACGAGTTATTTGGTGTTGGGTGAAGCGCCAGGGTCAAAGTTCGAGAAGGCGAAGTCGTTGGGAGTGAAGATCATTGGCGAAGAAGAATTGAAGAAGCTGGCTGGATAGCAAAACTCGGAGCGGTTCAACCGCTCCGAGTTTTTTCATTTACTTCTTTGAAGTTTTATCTATCAGGGTTCTCATCAAGTAGGTTGCGCCGTTGATGATATTGTTGGCAGATGGATTCTCTGCCAGTTGTTTGAACGTCCCTATGCCGTGACGGATATCGCTGGGTGTCAGAATGTTGATCTGCACGGCATCGACCTGTTGCGGTGGGTTGGGATGGACATTGATCGGTTGGAGCAGATTCGCCACTTGTTGACAGACACCTAACAAGGCGTCAATTGTCTCATTGAGGGAAGAGTCGGGCGCTTCCCAGATCACACTGCTACCTGTGTAGTTGAAATAGCGGGCATGATGATCGGCATACGCCGCAACAAATTCGAGCCCATTGGGTAAATGGACATCCACCAGTACGCCGTAGACCTTCGCATTCAACTCAGCAGGTGGGTTGACGTTCAACCTGCGCAGGAAGTGCCACGCCTGTAAATAGTGACGTGACTCGAGATCGGGCATCTCTGTGATCTTCTTGTAAATATTGATGGCTTCTGGAAAATTCTGTTGCTTGGTGATCAGGTCTCTTGCCTGCACGAACATGGACCAGGGGATATCATTTGACTCTCCCTTCGGCCAGTCCATGGGCGCCACATCGCCCAGCATCATATCGCGGATCGGGTTGTTGATATCAGCGGGCTTTTTCTTGTCATCTTTTTTCTTGAATAGGTTGAACATCATCTCTCTCCTCAGAAGATTTGTCGTGACGAGTATACTTTAAAAAATGTTCAACACGTAAGCAGATGATGGTTCACATCATCGCTGATACAATGGACAGTACAATGAAAAACTTCTTCGTCAAACTCTTTATGGACGTCAACGCCTTCCTCATCCGCATCTCACGCGGACGGATCGGCTCCAACCTCGGCACACAGACCATTCTCCTGCTTGAAACAACGGGTCGCAAAACGGGACAACTGCGTGAGGTCCCGATTGCCTATTTCTTCCACGAAGGGCAGTATCTGATCGTGGCCTCGAACTGGGGCAGGGACAATCACGCGGACTGGTACCTGAACATCCTCAAAAACCCCCGTGCGAAATTAACCGTGAATGGAAAAACGCTTCAAGTGACCGCTCGTGACACGCAGGGGGATGAATACGCTCGTCTGTGGGACTGGGCGACAAAGAAGCATCCTCCGTATTTGGATTATCAGAAGATGACATCGCGCCACATTCCGATTGTGGTGTTTGAAACGGTTGCATAAAGCAGAACTCGGAGACAGTGTCTCCGAGTTCTTTGTTGTAGAGTTCTTATTTTTCAGGCTTTGGGCCGACAATTTCAACGAAACGTGGGTCATCTCGTATCCATTGCAGGTCAGGATCTTCCCATGCCCATTCTCTGTCTAGGTGATTTTCATCTCTCGCTTGGATTAAATTTTGAAATGCTATAGCATTGTTTCCAAGAATCGCTTCCAAGCATGCAATGTTATACCAATAGCTCTCATTTTTTGGAGTGTAAGCACGTGCTTTCTCTACATATTCTTCGATTTCCTTCGTGTCACCCGTTGATTTTTTTATTGAAGCAATCGTCATTAAAGTTGTAAAGTCTTCGGGATTGTTTTTGAGGAATACAGAAAGATGTTCTAAAGCATCATGATAATTTTTAGTTTTTCTGAGAAAGTTAATTAAGTATTCAAAAAAACCTTTATTGTCGGGTTCCATTTCAAATGCTCTTTTAAAACATACCATTGCTTCTTCATATTCTTTTGATTTTTCGAGAATTTGCCCTAGAAAAAAATGAGCTTCGGATTCATGTGGAAATTTTTCGACAGCCTGTTGACATATTTTTTTAGCAAGATTGTCCTTGTTTAGTTTGTCCAAAGTGTGTCCATAGGCTAATAGATTGTATACATTGTCAGGTTGCAATTTAACTAATTTTTCAGCATGTGCTTCAAGTTCTTCAAACTTATCTTGACCCCAGAGAGATAAGGCTATAATTTGTTTTATAAAAATGTCTTTTGTGTTTTTTAATGATGCTTGTTTGAAAAAAATTTCTGCATCGCTAATTCTGTTATCGTTTTTTAGTAACTCCCAAAACTCAGCATAGGCTCTTTCGTCGTGGGGGTAATGTGAAATAAGTTTCTTGTAAATATCTTCAGCGTTTTGATTGCGATTGGATGATCTATAGAGCTTGGCTAAATTTAGATGACCGCTTGTTTCGTTTGGGTCGATTTTTACGGCAACTTGAAATTCGTTTTCGGCTTCATCAAAGCGATGTAGTTTCGCTAAAAACCTGCCATAATAGATATGAATATAACTTGAGTTTGACGCGAGAGATAAAGCTTTCTTGAACATCTCTTCGGCTTCAATGTTTTTGCCTTGTTTTTCTAAATTTATTCCCAGATATGTGTAACTGAGACCATCTTGTGGGAATAAGGCAATCATTTGTCTGGGAATCTCTTCGGCCTCAGCCAATCTATTCGTTTCATCCAAAAGCCAGAATAGTGAACGATATGCTCTTATATCTTGTGGATTAAGTTCAATTGCACGCCTGAATTCGTCTTCGGCTTCTTCATACATTTCATCTTCGGTTAGAAGGTCCCCTAGCTGATAATGAGCCTCATAGTCGTTTGGTTTTGATTTAATTTTTTGTCGTAGAACTTTTACCGTTCTTGAATATGTTTGCCAAAGAAAAACCGACGCAAAAAAGAGAATAAGCAAAATCTCAGAGAACCAGGGTTTCCCCCAGAGGCCTTTTAAAACCTCAAGTAATGTCTGCATATTTGCTAATTTTAGACCATAAATTTTATTCGGGCAAACATCTTTATGTTACAATCCCGCCGTTGACACAAAGGACGCCTTGGGGGAGCAGCATGCCTTTGTACATATTCTATTTCGGAGAAAACTAAATATGCCACGTCGTTCACTTGCTCGCCTTTACAAAGACGAGTTCTCAAACTATTCGCTTGCCAAGTTCCAGCAGGATCTATTGGCGGGTCTCACTGTTGCCGCTGTTGCCCTGCCACTGGCCCTCGCGTTCGGGGTTGCTTCGGGTGCGTCCGCGGCGGCGGGGTTGGTCACTGCCATTCTCGCGGGCTTCATCATGGGCGCTCTCACGGGCGCACCGTTCCAGATCAGCGGACCCACAGGCGCCATGTCCGCCGTCCTCATTGTCCTCGTCCAACGCTACGGTCTCGAAGGCATTTGGGTTGCGGGTCTCTTCTCGGGCGTGCTCCTGCTCCTCATCGGTCTCCTGCGCCTCGGTCGCTTCATCGCCTTCATCCCTGCGCCCGTCATCAGCGGCTTCACCTCGGGTATCGCGCTCATCATCTTCATCGGTCAGATCGATAACTTCCTTGGAGTCAAAACTCCCGCCACCGATACTGCCGCTCAAAAACTGCTTGGATATTTTCAAGGCGGATTCGCCCCAAGCTTTCAATCCCTGATCCTCGGGTTACTCGTCATTGCGACGATGCTGTTCATGCCGAAAAAATGGACAGCACGATTCCCCGCTTCGCTCCTCGGCATCATCCTTGCCACGCTTCTCAATTGGACTTTGAACTGGTCTGCCCCAATGATCGGAGCCATCCCGCAAACTCTTCTCCTCAATGACCGCCTGAGCTTTGCCAACATCCCGTGGACAAACCTCCCTGAGTTCATCGCTCCCATCCTGACGATTACTGCACTCGGCGCAGTTGAGTCCTTGCTGTGCGGTGCAGTAGGCTCGAACATGACAGGCATCCGCCTGCAAGCGAATCAAGAACTCGTCGCACAAGGCATCGGCAACATGCTCATCCCGTTCTTCGGCGGAGTCCCTGCCACGGCGGCGATCGCGCGCTCCAGCGTCGGCATCAAATCAGGCGGACAGACCCGCCTCGTAAGCATTGTCCACGCGGTGGGGTTGTTGTTGTCCATGTTCTTGCTCGCGCCCTTCATGAGTCGCATCCCTTTGGCGGCGTTGGCAGGTGTGTTGATGGTGACCGCCGTCCGCATGAACGAATGGGACGCGATCAAGTTCATCTTCGGCAAACGCTTCAAGACCGATATGATCGCTTTCACTGTCACAATGCTGGCAACCGTGATCCTCGATCTGACGCAAGCTATTCTCATCGGTTCGTTCCTCGCGGGTGCAGTCTTTCTTAATAAACTTGCAAGCATTGATATTGATGTTCAGGAGATCGATGTCGAACGCTTAAAGCAACGAGGCATCGAAACAACAGGCGAATGCAAACATGTGAGAGTTGCCTTCCTCACGGGTCCGCTTTTCTTTGCGGCCACAGGTCAATTCAACGAAGCCTTCCAAAATCTAAAGGATACGCATGCGTTGATCCTCTCGATGCGCGGCGTATCGCATGTGGATACCGCTGGTGTCGAAGCTATCCATCGTCTGCACGAACGACTACACAAGCAAGGCGGCACGCTCATGCTTGCAGGAGTCCATGAGAACGCACGGCAAATGCTCGAACGCGCCGACCTCATCAAAGTGATCGGCGAGGAAAACTTTTTCTGGTCCAGTGATCAGGCCATTGTCGAAGCAGAGAAGCGAGGATGTAAGTTTTGTTCATAGTAGGTGACAGTCACTTTTGCGAAGCACTCCCGAAGCAAAGCGTAGGGAGCAAAATGACTGTCACCTTTGCATGGGCGTATACAATCCCGAAGGGATGAAATTTTTATAGAAATGGAAACGGATTTATCAAACCCCGAAGGAGTGTCATAGCTTTGGTTATATGACACCCCTTCGGGGTTGTTTAAAAAATCACTTGCAATCTCTAGAATCATTTCACCCCTTCGGGGTTTGAACTTGCGATTTTGGTTCTATAATAGTGCCAGCTATTTCGACAGGCTCAATACACCGCCTTCGGGATTATTCTTATCTAGAAAGGTAGTTCATTATGACAAAGAAAGTTCTCAACTGGGGATTGCTTTCCACGGCAAATATTAACCGTTCGCTAATCCCACCTTTACAGGTATCCAAGCGCAATCATCTTCTTGCTGTGGCTTCACGTTCGCAGGCCAGCGCCGATGCGTATGCCAAAGAGAAGCATATCGAACGCGCGCATGGTTCGTATGAAGCTTTGCTTGCCGACGCCGATATTGACGTGATCTACAATCCGCTTCCCAATCATCTCCACGCCGAGTGGACGATCAAAGCTGTTGAGGCGGGTAAGCATGTTCTGTGCGAAAAGCCCATCGCTTTGACCGTGGAAGAAGTGGATGCCATCAAAGCCGCCGCCCACAAACATGGACGCATCGTCGCCGAGGCTTTCATGTATCGTCACCACCCGCAAACGTTGAAGGTGCAGGAAATGGTGAAAAGCGGCTCACTCGGGACTTTGAAACTGATTCGTGCGGGCTTTGGCTTTTTCCTCGACCGAACAGTCGACATTCGCCTTGACCCCACGATGGGCGGAGGGAGCATTTGGGAT
Proteins encoded in this window:
- the ligA gene encoding NAD-dependent DNA ligase LigA, which encodes MTTKSHYEQLKAEIHAHNYRYHVLDAPIISDLEFDKLSNELKRIEAEHPDWVTPDSPTQRAGAKPADRFEKVRHPAPILSLANAFGADDARAWLERVSKIDDRVEKAKFVVEPKIDGLSVVLHYRDGLFVQGATRGDGEVGEDITSNLRTVRAIPLRIPVESKAKVSVPSYLVVRGEAFIPNKEFEELNRKREEAGEATYQNPRNTAAGALRQLDPKLTASRPITLLVYQIVASEGGKVPTSQWEILEYLKTLGFPVTDVAKRFDTLEKAITYTETWNEGRDNLPYEADGMVIKIDDLVLAAELGFVGKDPRGAIAFKFPAREVTTTLNDIGVAVGRTGVLTPYAMLEPVEIGGVIVERATLHNFDFIAEKDIRVGDRVLVKRAGEVIPYVIGPVVDARKGKEKKFKPPTKCPACDQPVEHFEGEVAWYCVNAACPAQLVRNIEHYVSRGAMDIVGLGIKIVEQLIESGLVKDVADLYTLKRDQLLELEGFKDKKADNLLTAIENSKQQSLARLIAALGIHGVGEVMAGDLASAFPELDALSKSKVDELMEIEGLGPNIAESIVDWFARPANQKVLKKLKAVGMWPKGGASNAKSQASDAFAGMTFVVTGTLPMFSRDDAKAFIESHGGKVTDSVSKKTSYLVLGEAPGSKFEKAKSLGVKIIGEEELKKLAG
- a CDS encoding nitroreductase family deazaflavin-dependent oxidoreductase gives rise to the protein MKNFFVKLFMDVNAFLIRISRGRIGSNLGTQTILLLETTGRKTGQLREVPIAYFFHEGQYLIVASNWGRDNHADWYLNILKNPRAKLTVNGKTLQVTARDTQGDEYARLWDWATKKHPPYLDYQKMTSRHIPIVVFETVA
- a CDS encoding tetratricopeptide repeat protein, with the translated sequence MQTLLEVLKGLWGKPWFSEILLILFFASVFLWQTYSRTVKVLRQKIKSKPNDYEAHYQLGDLLTEDEMYEEAEDEFRRAIELNPQDIRAYRSLFWLLDETNRLAEAEEIPRQMIALFPQDGLSYTYLGINLEKQGKNIEAEEMFKKALSLASNSSYIHIYYGRFLAKLHRFDEAENEFQVAVKIDPNETSGHLNLAKLYRSSNRNQNAEDIYKKLISHYPHDERAYAEFWELLKNDNRISDAEIFFKQASLKNTKDIFIKQIIALSLWGQDKFEELEAHAEKLVKLQPDNVYNLLAYGHTLDKLNKDNLAKKICQQAVEKFPHESEAHFFLGQILEKSKEYEEAMVCFKRAFEMEPDNKGFFEYLINFLRKTKNYHDALEHLSVFLKNNPEDFTTLMTIASIKKSTGDTKEIEEYVEKARAYTPKNESYWYNIACLEAILGNNAIAFQNLIQARDENHLDREWAWEDPDLQWIRDDPRFVEIVGPKPEK
- a CDS encoding SulP family inorganic anion transporter; its protein translation is MPRRSLARLYKDEFSNYSLAKFQQDLLAGLTVAAVALPLALAFGVASGASAAAGLVTAILAGFIMGALTGAPFQISGPTGAMSAVLIVLVQRYGLEGIWVAGLFSGVLLLLIGLLRLGRFIAFIPAPVISGFTSGIALIIFIGQIDNFLGVKTPATDTAAQKLLGYFQGGFAPSFQSLILGLLVIATMLFMPKKWTARFPASLLGIILATLLNWTLNWSAPMIGAIPQTLLLNDRLSFANIPWTNLPEFIAPILTITALGAVESLLCGAVGSNMTGIRLQANQELVAQGIGNMLIPFFGGVPATAAIARSSVGIKSGGQTRLVSIVHAVGLLLSMFLLAPFMSRIPLAALAGVLMVTAVRMNEWDAIKFIFGKRFKTDMIAFTVTMLATVILDLTQAILIGSFLAGAVFLNKLASIDIDVQEIDVERLKQRGIETTGECKHVRVAFLTGPLFFAATGQFNEAFQNLKDTHALILSMRGVSHVDTAGVEAIHRLHERLHKQGGTLMLAGVHENARQMLERADLIKVIGEENFFWSSDQAIVEAEKRGCKFCS
- a CDS encoding Gfo/Idh/MocA family oxidoreductase, giving the protein MTKKVLNWGLLSTANINRSLIPPLQVSKRNHLLAVASRSQASADAYAKEKHIERAHGSYEALLADADIDVIYNPLPNHLHAEWTIKAVEAGKHVLCEKPIALTVEEVDAIKAAAHKHGRIVAEAFMYRHHPQTLKVQEMVKSGSLGTLKLIRAGFGFFLDRTVDIRLDPTMGGGSIWDVGCYPISYARTIVGEAPLEVFGTQVTGPSGVDLTFTGQMKFANNILAQIDCSFDIPLYWGVEILGSEASLKILSPFKPQVNEKLLLTHGDKTETIKVKGQELYIGEVEDMADAILLGKEPHISLDDSRANVAVIQAFLQSAKLGKAVSL